A genomic window from Vigna radiata var. radiata cultivar VC1973A chromosome 2, Vradiata_ver6, whole genome shotgun sequence includes:
- the LOC106755582 gene encoding NEDD8-specific protease 1 yields MKKSRTDEKILSYNDVVLRQSDLEILSGPYYLNDRIIEFYFSYLSSSHSSQDMLLVPPSIAFWIMQCPVVDSLGDFLEPLHLPDKELVIFPINDNDDVDRAEGGSHWSLVAYCRNANVFVHHDSCRGMNAAPAKKLYKAVAGYMGSSGSATEASFQECTNSPLQDNGYDCGLYVTATARTICNWHANHNNTHGNDMWFSAVKEQVTSSAVASMRGEILALIRDLMARHRE; encoded by the coding sequence ATGAAGAAATCACGAACAGATGAGAAGATTCTCAGCTACAATGATGTGGTGCTTAGGCAATCCGATCTTGAGATCCTTAGTGGCCCATATTATTTGAATGATAGGATTATTGAGTTTTATTTCAGTTATCTTTCTTCAAGCCATTCCTCTCAGGATATGCTGCTGGTTCCACCATCCATTGCATTTTGGATAATGCAATGTCCTGTTGTTGACTCTCTTGGTGATTTCCTAGAACCTCTTCATTTGCCTGATAAGGAGCTGGTTATATTCCCCATCAATGACAATGATGATGTTGACAGAGCTGAAGGTGGTTCTCATTGGAGCTTAGTTGCATATTGCCGCAATGCTAATGTGTTTGTTCACCATGATAGTTGCAGAGGTATGAATGCAGCACCTGCCAAGAAACTCTATAAAGCTGTTGCTGGATACATGGGATCCTCTGGATCAGCTACTGAGGCTAGCTTTCAGGAATGCACTAATTCACCCTTGCAAGATAATGGTTATGATTGTGGTTTATATGTGACAGCCACAGCAAGAACAATATGCAACTGGCATGCAAATCATAACAATACACACGGGAACGATATGTGGTTTTCTGCTGTGAAGGAACAGGTTACTTCTTCTGCTGTTGCCAGCATGCGAGGTGAGATCCTGGCCTTGATCAGAGATCTAATGGCAAGACATAGAGAATAA
- the LOC106775776 gene encoding arogenate dehydratase/prephenate dehydratase 2, chloroplastic, giving the protein MAASRIVAHPPPYLHRQCSPSDAVSFPNPTLHPKRYRNLSIRSSLHEGKQKKNDLANKPHSVELRTSPNDVVSRDPLVLPRPLSASVSDGSGLRVAYQGVHGAYSESAAHKAYPNCEAVPCEQFETTFDAVERWIVDRAVLPIENSLGGSIHRNYDLLLRHSLHIVGEVKYAVRHCLMANHGVKLEDLNRVLSHPQALAQCENTLTKLGLVREAVDDTAGAAKQVALLGLQDAGAVASSSAAKIYGLNILAEDIQDDSDNVTRFLMLAREPIIPGIDRPFKTSIVFSLEEGPGVLFKALAVFALRQVNLTKIESRPLRNQPLRASDDSSNSKYFDYLFYVDFEESMANQNAQNALRHLKEFATFLRVLGSYPVDTSST; this is encoded by the exons ATGGCAGCGTCACGAATCGTAGCCCATCCACCACCCTATCTCCACCGCCAGTGTTCGCCGTCAGACGCCGTGTCGTTCCCCAACCCCACGCTTCACCCAAAACGGTACCGTAACCTCAGCATTCGTTCTTCTCTTCACGAGGGGAAGCAGAAGAAGAACGATCTCGCTAATAAACCTCACTCAGTCGAATTGCGAACCAGCCCCAACGACGTCGTTTCCCGCGATCCGCTCGTTCTTCCGC GGCCTTTATCTGCTTCAGTTTCTGACGGTTCTGGCCTTCGTGTGGCATATCAG GGGGTTCATGGTGCGTACAGTGAATCAGCAGCACATAAGGCCTACCCAAATTGTGAAGCTGTGCCGTGTGAACAATTTGAAACCACTTTTGAT GCTGTTGAAAGGTGGATTGTGGACAGAGCAGTTTTGCCAATTGAGAATTCTTTAGGAGGGAGTATCCATAGAAATTATGACCTTTTACTCCGCCATAGTTTACACATAGTAGGAGAAGTAAAATATGCTGTCCGTCACTGTTTGATGGCCAACCATGGTGTTAAACTTGAGGATTTGAACCGGGTTCTAAGTCATCCACAG GCTCTTGCTCAATGTGAGAACACACTGACAAAATTGGGATTGGTGCGAGAAGCAGTTGATGATACAGCTGGTGCCGCTAAG CAAGTTGCCTTGCTCGGACTACAAGATGCAGGAGCAGTTGCTAGTTCTTCTGCTGCAAAGATCTATGGGTTGAATATACTTGCTGAAGACATTCAG GATGATAGTGATAATGTCACTCGATTTTTAATGTTAGCCCGAGAACCTATAATTCCAGGCATTGATAGGCCATTTAAG ACAAGCATAGTTTTTTCTTTAGAAGAAGGTCCCGGGGTTCTTTTCAAGGCCCTTGCTGTTTTTGCATTGCGTCAGGTTAACCTCACAAAG ATTGAAAGCCGACCTCTGCGAAACCAACCTCTACGAGCATCAGATGATAGCAGCAATTCCAA GTACTTTGattatcttttttatgttgattttgaAGAATCAATGGCTAATCAGAATGCACAAAATGCCCTAAGACATCTAAAG GAATTTGCTACATTCTTGCGAGTGCTAGGGAGTTATCCAGTGGACACTAGCTCGACGTGA